One genomic segment of Epinephelus fuscoguttatus linkage group LG19, E.fuscoguttatus.final_Chr_v1 includes these proteins:
- the LOC125879563 gene encoding GTPase IMAP family member 9, with the protein MDKRKKGSPTELRLMVVGSSGPPQFLLTNAILGREEFSKDITGISDSKKNTGELAGRRVAVVNGPNIYDKDISRAKRKNELRRSKCLCIPGPHAFLVAFDLEKISPNDMRAPKLMRKRFGRHCLKHCMVLLAYEGNLEGAALEDKVQKTDWHLRELIEKYGGCFHFFSKNWRDRSGDRALLQKIERMVASLGGGFFSSRTFQKAELAVKKEEKRLRKQRTAEIEKAWTEMEKQYIAEELYHQRDAYTASVGAEIRAKAEMDNGWLRTSLARGLGTGLVVGAVMGALFGSIEGPGGMVLYGIIGGAVGGSAGGTAQVAIEHMEGRVAPPARLNFNSIFINRFFATPRP; encoded by the coding sequence GGTCTCCTACAGAATTGAGGCTAATGGTGGTGGGTAGCAGTGGACCTCCACAATTCCTTCTAACAAATGCCATACTTGGGAGAGAGGAGTTTTCTAAGGACATCACCGGTATTTCTGACAGCAAGAAGAACACTGGAGAGCTGGCTGGTAGGCGAGTGGCTGTGGTCAATGGGCCAAACATCTATGACAAAGATATATCTCGAGCTAAAAGGAAGAATGAGCTGAGAAGGTCTAAATGCTTGTGTATTCCCGGCCCCCATGCCTTTCTTGTTGCCTTTGACTTGGAGAAAATCTCCCCCAATGATATGAGAGCCCCCAAACTGATGAGGAAACGCTTTGGGAGACACTGTCTGAAGCACTGCATGGTCCTCCTGGCTTATGAGGGAAACCTGGAGGGAGCCGCCCTGGAAGACAAGGTGCAGAAGACTGACTGGCACCTGAGAGAACTGATCGAGAAGTACGGTGGATGCTTTCACTTTTTCAGCAAGAACTGGAGAGACCGCAGCGGGGACAGAGCGCTGCTGCAGAAGATAGAGAGGATGGTGGCCTCTTTAGGAGGGGGCTTCTTCTCCAGCAGAACTTTCCAGAAGGCAGAGTTAGCTgtgaagaaggaggagaagaggctCAGGAAGCAGAGGACAGCAGAGATAGAAAAGGCATGGACGGAAATGGAGAAGCAGTACATAGCGGAGGAGTTGTATCACCAGAGGGACGCCTACACAGCCAGTGTTGGCGCTGAGATCAGAGCCAAGGCAGAGATGGACAACGGGTGGCTCAGAACCTCCCTGGCACGAGGACTGGGGACGGGTTTAGTTGTGGGAGCTGTCATGGGCGCACTGTTTGGTTCCATAGAGGGGCCAGGGGGGATGGTTCTGTATGGGATCATAGGTGGGGCAGTAGGTGGATCCGCAGGGGGAACGGCACAGGTAGCGATAGAGCATATGGAGGGCAGAGTGGCTCCTCCTGCCAGACTCAACTTTAACTCAATCTTCATTAATCGCTTCTTTGCAACTCCTCGTCCATGA
- the btr02 gene encoding bloodthirsty-related gene family, member 2 — protein MASTISLLPEKHFLCPLCRDIFTSPVTVPCGHSFCLSCLSHYWTRHQSKYCPHCRRLFADKPDLSVNHILADISDNYRKNRPQKPPDEETVIDVEQMIQERLQKIERFKYALELQKSSYLREVRESQKVFSALVHAMEKSHKAVVDAIEVRQREEAKRIETLVKEIEQEIRELKKETTEPDLLIPVHSDQSDDTKQVTVSVVPKMCPSEMKDWSKVTAETDPCIGVTRQALTDIMEKIKVEVNRLSKAELKRIEKYTVDVNLSAKTAHPSLSVSDDRKQVRHTDKLQEVPDNPKRFDRVANILAKESLSCGRCYWEVEVGEKIEWTLGVARQSINRKGKFTVCPANGFWTLSLKAGGQFIANTSPVTLLALEQKPKRVGVFLDYTEGRVSFYCAESGVHIHTFTDAFTDRLHPFFSPGRLHGGKNAAPLIISSSFCSI, from the exons ATGGCCTCTACAATTAGCCTCCTTCCCGAGAAGCACTTTTTGTGTCCTCTGTGTAGAGACATCTTCACAAGTCCAGTGACCGTACCATGTGGTCACAGCTTCTGCTTGTCCTGTCTCTCCCACTACTGGACACGACACCAGTCCAAATACTGCCCCCACTGTAGGAGACTGTTTGCTGACAAGCCGGACCTCAGTGTCAACCACATTCTGGCGGACATCTCAGACAACTACAGGAAGAATCGACCACAGAAACCACCTGATGAGGAAACG GTTATAGATGTCGAGCAAATGATTCAGGAAAGGCTGCAGAAGATAGAAAGGTTTAAATATGCTCTCGAGCTCCAAAAG AGCTCCTACCTCAGAGAGGTGCGAGAGAGCCAGAAGGTCTTCTCTGCCCTCGTACATGCCATGGAGAAGAGTCACAAAGCAGTTGTTGATGCAATtgaggtgagacagagagaagaggcaAAGAGAATAGAAACGCTGGTGAAAGAGATCGAACAGGAGATCCGGGAGCTGAAGAAGGAGACCACTGAACCTGATCTGCTGATTCCTGTACACAGCGATCAAAGTGACGATACCAAGCAAGTTACCGTG AGCGTTGTTCCAAAAATGTGCCCCTCTGAGATGAAGGACTGGTCCAAGGTTACAGCAGAAACTGACCCTTGTATTGGGGTCACCAGACAAGCACTGACAGACATCATGGAGAAGATAAAAGTAGAAGTCAACAGGCTCTCCAAAGCTG AACTCAAGAGAATAGAGAAGTACACAG TGGATGTCAACCTGAGTGCTAAGACAGCccacccctccctctctgtctcagatGACAGAAAACAAGTGAGACACACGGACAAGCTTCAGGAGGTACCAGATAACCCCAAGCGGTTCGACCGTGTGGCGAACATACTGGCCAAAGAAAGTCTCAGCTGTGGGAGGTGCTACTGGGAGGTGGAAGTCGGGGAGAAGATCGAGTGGACTCTGGGTGTTGCGAGACAGTCCATAAATAGGAAGGGCAAGTTCACTGTCTGCCCTGCGAATGGTTTCTGGACTTTAAGCCTGAAGGCTGGAGGCCAGTTCATTGCCAACACCTCTCCTGTCACGCTGTTGGCTCTGGAACAGAAACCCAAGAGGGTGGGCGTGTTCCTGGACTACACAGAAGGCCGCGTGTCCTTCTACTGTGCAGAATCAGGAGTCCACATCCACACCTTCACAGATGCATTTACAGACAGACTTCATCCGTTCTTCAGTCCTGGTCGCCTGCATGGCGGCAAAAACGCTGCTCCCCTAATCATCTCTTCTAGCTTTTGCAGCATATAA
- the cldnk gene encoding claudin k, producing the protein MATTGMQLLGLILSLVGWVGGLVVCAIPLWRVTAFIGNNIVTAQIIWEGLWMNCIVQSTGQIQCKVYDSLLALPSDMQAARGLTVFSILICGLALALGVLGVKCTKCIGVNSVKARIARISGALFAIAGFLYLVPVCWTAHSIIKDFYDPHVAAPHKRELGPALYIGWGASALLLIGGSLLYAGSSPPGIPGSPTFSSGESSPRRAPATQVKGYV; encoded by the coding sequence ATGGCGACCACGGGCATGCAGTTGCTGGGCCTAATCCTGTCTCTTGTTGGGTGGGTTGGTGGGTTGGTAGTCTGTGCCATCCCCCTGTGGCGAGTCACTGCCTTCATCGGTAACAACATAGTGACGGCTCAGATCATTTGGGAAGGCCTTTGGATGAATTGCATTGTGCAGAGCACAGGTCAGATCCAGTGTAAGGTGTACGACAGCTTGCTGGCCCTGCCCAGTGACATGCAGGCTGCCCGAGGCCTCACTGTGTTCTCCATCCTGATCTGTGGCCTGGCTCTGGCTCTGGGGGTCCTAGGAGTCAAGTGCACTAAGTGCATTGGTGTAAACAGTGTCAAGGCCCGTATCGCTCGCATCTCTGGTGCCCTTTTTGCCATTGCAGGGTTCCTCTACCTTGTGCCCGTCTGTTGGACTGCCCACTCCATCATCAAGGATTTCTATGATCCACATGTGGCGGCTCCACACAAGCGTGAGCTTGGCCCTGCCCTGTACATCGGCTGGGGGGCGTCAGCTTTGCTCCTCATCGGGGGATCTCTGCTCTATGCTGGGTCAAGTCCCCCTGGCATCCCAGGCTCTCCCACCTTCAGCAGTGGAGAAAGCAGTCCTCGCAGGGCACCTGCCACACAAGTCAAAGGTTATGTTTAA